From the Oryza glaberrima chromosome 5, OglaRS2, whole genome shotgun sequence genome, one window contains:
- the LOC127772824 gene encoding mitochondrial zinc maintenance protein 1, mitochondrial — protein sequence MAAAAAAAEGLAAYRAVLRAARRTFAGDRLMLAESAVEIRRRFEEHRGLAPGSGEAARALTDAREAAHFITHMIVQAQRAPSGSFVVKPEKEHAGATLEVPSEEILSKLK from the exons atggcggcggcggcggcggcggcggagggcctgGCGGCGTACAGGGCGGTgctgcgggcggcgcggcggacgttCGCCGGCGACAGGCTGATGCTGGCGGAGTCCGCCGTGGAGATCCGGCGCCGCTTCGAGGAGCACCGGGGCCTCGCGCCGGGCTCCGGCGAGGCCGCCCGCGCCCTCACCGACGCCCGCGAGGCCGCGCACTTCATCACCCACATGATCGTCCAGGCCCAGCGCGCCCCCTCCGGATCCTTCG TTGTAAAACCTGAGAAGGAACATGCTGGAGCTACATTGGAGGTTCCTTCTGAGGAAATCCTGTCTAAGTTGAAATAG